The Symphalangus syndactylus isolate Jambi chromosome 11, NHGRI_mSymSyn1-v2.1_pri, whole genome shotgun sequence genome contains a region encoding:
- the COX7C gene encoding cytochrome c oxidase subunit 7C, mitochondrial has product MLGQSIRRFTTSVVRRSHYEEGPGKNLPFSVENKWSLLAKMCLYFGSAFATPFLVVRHQLLKT; this is encoded by the exons ATGTTGGGCCAGAGCATCCGGAGGTTCACAACCTCTGTGGTCCGTAGGAGCCACTATGAGGAGGGTCCTGGGAAG AATTTGCCATTTTCAGTGGAAAACAAGTGGTCGTTACTGGCTAAGATGTGTTTGTACTTTGGATCTGCATTTGCTACACCCTTCCTTGTAGTAAGACACCAACTGCTtaaaacataa